From Methylopila sp. M107, a single genomic window includes:
- a CDS encoding SprT family zinc-dependent metalloprotease, translating into MSLLRAFRSKALSSPSGERPSEEALTVATRFGKVAITVRRSVQARRMTLRVRSAARDVTLTLPARTAQAAARDFVQRHVDWIEQRLARLPERIPFVAGEVIPLRGAAHRIEFREGMRGLVRVEPGVRGGDPVIAVYGLPAHGPRRVADFLKREARADLLAASARHAASLGVAIGRVTIKDTTSRWGSCSATGDLSFSWRLILAPPHVLDYLAAHEVAHRREMNHGARYWAHVERLTPDYGRAEAWLKAHGATLHRYG; encoded by the coding sequence ATGTCGTTGCTGCGCGCCTTCCGATCGAAAGCCCTGTCGTCTCCCTCGGGCGAGCGCCCGAGCGAGGAGGCGCTGACGGTCGCGACGCGCTTCGGCAAGGTCGCGATCACCGTGCGCCGCTCGGTCCAGGCCCGCCGCATGACGCTGCGCGTGCGCTCCGCCGCCCGCGACGTAACCCTGACCCTGCCGGCCCGCACCGCGCAGGCCGCCGCGCGCGACTTCGTGCAGCGCCACGTCGACTGGATCGAGCAGCGCCTCGCCCGGCTGCCGGAGCGCATCCCGTTCGTCGCCGGCGAAGTCATTCCCTTGCGCGGCGCCGCCCATCGCATCGAGTTCCGCGAGGGCATGCGCGGGCTCGTGCGCGTCGAGCCCGGCGTTCGCGGCGGCGATCCGGTGATTGCGGTCTACGGCCTGCCGGCTCACGGGCCACGCCGCGTCGCGGATTTCCTGAAGCGCGAGGCGCGCGCCGATCTGCTCGCCGCCTCCGCGCGCCACGCGGCGTCGCTCGGCGTCGCCATCGGCCGCGTCACCATCAAGGACACGACGAGCCGCTGGGGCTCGTGCTCGGCGACGGGCGACCTGTCGTTCTCGTGGCGGCTCATCCTCGCCCCGCCGCATGTGCTCGACTATCTGGCCGCCCACGAGGTGGCGCATCGGCGCGAGATGAACCACGGCGCGCGCTACTGGGCGCATGTGGAACGGCTGACGCCCGATTACGGCCGCGCTGAAGCCTGGCTGAAAGCCCACGGCGCGACCCTGCACCGCTACGGCTGA
- a CDS encoding patatin-like phospholipase family protein, with translation MIAPSRAILSLDGGGVRGAISVAFLERIEQALGAGRPAKLAEKFDLIGGTSTGAIIAGALALGFSAADVKELYVRLAPKVFRRDWWRLVGVQSVFDAAPLRAEIAAVCGDRTLDTPDLKTGLAVFAKRMDTGGAWIVTNNPKSKYWDDPADDSYLGNRHYRIGELIRASTAAPHYFAPQPVEIVKGAAPGWFVDGGVTPFNNPALALFQVATLPAYGYGWPMGAEALTIVSVGTGVFREQLDGASLRWMTSLQFAIKALTGLIQETSQHTLATMQSLGRSLNPWPINSEIGDLGGGLLADRPLFTFVRYDVRLEQDWLADRLGLALSPRDVARLRRLDDASAVPLAYEIGRRAAEAQVRAEHFGTLAR, from the coding sequence ATGATCGCCCCGTCCCGCGCCATTCTTTCGCTTGACGGCGGCGGTGTGCGGGGGGCGATCTCGGTCGCGTTTCTGGAACGGATCGAGCAGGCGCTGGGCGCCGGACGTCCGGCGAAGCTCGCAGAAAAATTCGACCTGATCGGGGGGACCTCCACGGGCGCCATCATCGCCGGGGCGCTGGCGCTCGGGTTTTCGGCGGCGGACGTGAAGGAGCTTTATGTCCGGCTCGCCCCAAAAGTGTTCCGGCGCGACTGGTGGCGGCTCGTCGGCGTGCAGTCGGTGTTCGACGCGGCCCCGCTGCGCGCGGAGATCGCGGCCGTCTGCGGCGACCGGACGCTCGACACGCCGGACCTGAAGACCGGGCTCGCAGTGTTCGCCAAGCGCATGGACACCGGCGGCGCCTGGATCGTCACCAACAACCCGAAGTCGAAGTACTGGGACGACCCGGCCGACGACTCCTATCTCGGCAACCGCCATTACCGGATCGGCGAGCTGATCCGCGCCTCGACGGCCGCGCCGCATTATTTCGCGCCGCAGCCGGTCGAGATCGTGAAGGGCGCCGCGCCCGGCTGGTTCGTCGACGGCGGGGTGACGCCGTTCAACAACCCGGCGCTCGCGCTGTTCCAGGTCGCGACGCTGCCGGCCTATGGCTATGGCTGGCCGATGGGGGCGGAGGCGCTCACCATCGTCTCGGTCGGCACGGGCGTGTTCCGCGAGCAGCTCGACGGCGCGTCGCTGCGCTGGATGACCTCGCTGCAGTTCGCCATCAAGGCGCTGACGGGGCTGATCCAGGAAACCAGCCAGCACACGCTCGCCACCATGCAGTCGCTCGGGCGCAGCCTGAACCCCTGGCCGATCAACTCCGAGATCGGCGATCTCGGCGGCGGGCTGCTCGCCGACCGGCCGCTGTTCACCTTCGTGCGCTACGACGTGCGGCTGGAGCAGGACTGGCTCGCCGACAGGCTTGGGCTCGCGCTCTCCCCGCGCGACGTCGCGCGGCTGCGCCGGCTCGACGACGCCTCCGCCGTGCCGCTCGCCTACGAGATCGGCCGCAGGGCCGCGGAGGCGCAGGTGCGCGCCGAACATTTCGGGACGCTGGCGCGATGA
- a CDS encoding alpha/beta hydrolase — MTDPVSERFTHGEGDSAREIAVLRREGAGPCVVWLGGFLSEMTATKATALDRWAEAAGRAMLRFDYSGHGASSARFEDGTIGLWLEDALAAIERFAGPSPVLVGSSMGGWMALLAARAMAEPPAGLVLIAPAADFTEELMWARFPAEVRRAILEEGVYRRPTQYSPRPTPITRRLIEEGRDHLLLGGPIRTRAPVHILQGMEDPDVPWEHALRLVERLAEDDVVVTLIKDGDHRLSRDEDIARIIEAVDGVAPRA; from the coding sequence ATGACGGACCCGGTTTCCGAACGCTTCACGCATGGCGAGGGCGACAGCGCGCGCGAGATCGCGGTGCTGCGCCGCGAAGGCGCCGGCCCCTGCGTGGTGTGGCTCGGCGGGTTCCTGTCCGAAATGACCGCCACCAAGGCGACCGCGCTCGACCGTTGGGCCGAGGCCGCCGGCCGCGCCATGCTGCGCTTCGACTATTCGGGCCACGGCGCCTCCTCGGCGCGCTTCGAGGACGGCACGATCGGCCTGTGGCTCGAGGACGCGCTCGCTGCGATCGAACGCTTCGCGGGCCCCTCGCCCGTGCTGGTCGGCTCGTCCATGGGCGGGTGGATGGCGCTGCTCGCGGCCCGCGCCATGGCCGAGCCGCCCGCCGGCCTCGTGCTGATCGCGCCCGCGGCCGACTTCACCGAGGAGCTGATGTGGGCGCGCTTCCCCGCGGAGGTGCGCCGCGCGATCCTGGAGGAGGGCGTCTACCGCCGGCCGACGCAATATTCGCCGCGCCCGACGCCAATCACCCGCCGGCTGATCGAGGAGGGCCGCGACCACCTGCTGCTCGGCGGTCCGATCCGCACGCGCGCGCCCGTGCATATCCTCCAGGGCATGGAGGACCCCGACGTGCCGTGGGAGCACGCGCTGAGGCTGGTGGAGCGGCTCGCCGAGGACGACGTCGTCGTGACGCTCATCAAGGACGGCGACCACCGCCTGTCGCGCGACGAGGACATCGCCCGCATCATCGAAGCCGTGGACGGCGTCGCGCCGCGCGCGTGA
- the sbmA gene encoding peptide antibiotic transporter SbmA: MFQSFFPNPTKLFFLSVVLWTVVVVGVWFAGGAELGMAIGLPYPDPAAPKVIGPSLFITGPFLWFYVYFTIAVGLFAAAWMALAPHPWQRWSILGSAFLLFFTYFQVQVSVALNDWYGPFFNLLQEALSKSRVVKAEEFYGYLISVSGILAIWVAVYTIVRFFVSHYVFRWRTAMNDFYMAHWTRVRHIEGAAQRVQDDTMRFAQITEGLGVNFVDAIMTLIAFMPLLVTLSAPVTTVPFLGEFPHPLVVIAILWSVLGTGFLAIVGIKLPGLYFRNQRVEAAYRKELVYGEDHADRADPPTVKELFSNVRKNYFRLYFHYAYFNVARGCYLQADNLFPHFVLVPAIVAGKLTLGPYQQILNAFGQVRESFQFLINSWTTIVELMSIYKRLRGFEAVIYGEEPPSQDKEEPEAEVTAEGVKV; the protein is encoded by the coding sequence ATGTTTCAATCGTTTTTTCCGAACCCGACCAAGTTATTCTTTCTGTCGGTCGTCCTTTGGACCGTGGTCGTCGTGGGCGTCTGGTTCGCGGGCGGCGCCGAACTCGGGATGGCGATCGGCCTGCCCTATCCCGATCCCGCGGCGCCGAAGGTCATAGGACCGAGCCTGTTCATCACAGGCCCGTTCCTCTGGTTCTACGTCTACTTCACGATCGCGGTCGGGCTCTTCGCCGCGGCCTGGATGGCGCTGGCCCCGCATCCCTGGCAGCGATGGTCGATCCTCGGATCGGCCTTCCTGCTGTTCTTCACCTACTTTCAGGTTCAGGTCTCGGTCGCGCTGAACGACTGGTACGGCCCATTTTTCAATCTGCTTCAGGAAGCTCTTTCGAAGTCGAGAGTGGTGAAGGCGGAGGAATTCTACGGTTACCTGATATCCGTTAGCGGAATTCTCGCGATCTGGGTCGCGGTCTACACGATCGTGCGGTTCTTCGTCAGCCATTACGTCTTCCGCTGGCGGACGGCGATGAACGATTTCTACATGGCTCACTGGACACGCGTGAGGCACATCGAAGGCGCGGCGCAGCGCGTGCAGGACGACACGATGCGGTTCGCCCAGATCACCGAAGGGCTCGGCGTGAACTTCGTCGACGCCATCATGACGCTGATCGCGTTCATGCCGTTGCTGGTGACGTTGTCGGCGCCCGTCACCACGGTGCCGTTTCTCGGTGAGTTCCCGCACCCGCTCGTGGTGATCGCCATCCTGTGGTCGGTGCTTGGCACGGGTTTCCTGGCCATCGTCGGCATCAAGCTCCCGGGCCTCTACTTCCGCAACCAGCGCGTCGAGGCGGCGTATCGTAAGGAGCTGGTCTATGGCGAGGACCATGCTGACCGCGCCGATCCGCCGACCGTGAAGGAGCTTTTCAGCAATGTCCGGAAGAACTACTTCCGGCTGTATTTCCATTACGCCTACTTCAACGTGGCGCGCGGGTGCTATCTCCAGGCCGACAACCTCTTCCCGCATTTCGTGCTGGTTCCCGCGATCGTCGCGGGCAAGCTGACGCTCGGGCCCTACCAGCAGATCCTCAACGCCTTTGGTCAGGTCCGCGAGTCCTTCCAGTTCCTGATCAATTCCTGGACGACGATCGTCGAGCTGATGTCGATCTACAAGCGCCTGCGCGGCTTCGAGGCCGTGATTTACGGCGAGGAGCCTCCGAGCCAGGACAAGGAAGAACCGGAGGCCGAGGTGACGGCGGAGGGCGTCAAGGTCTGA
- a CDS encoding tetratricopeptide repeat protein produces MGKDGPTIALSHRRVPELWTEAREAVKTNETYYRVMSELRPAYQRWDGAGRRWKRLIADDVLLGEASRLVSEFPKDVSKDIRGFVEQSRFKARLWFSATAAAAVVFLGVAVAAGYLYTEASRSELKALQSEAQARAAETAAAEGRDEAERNLRLARVTLDGVVVDVADGLKNVEGMRAASRNRILDRVRSSVEELASKAPDDSGIQETRWKTLIALGEVFGAVGDIANARVVYDEGLRVARAFSAKDGANADWRRYISFSLNRVGDSRRWIGDEAGALKDYEEGLEVIRELSGTDESNTEWRRDTAVSLNKVGGGRSFLGDTAGALKAFEESLEIARKLASTDPSNDVWQRDISISLNKIGEVKSQARDGAGALRAFEEDLEISRKLSTKDSTNTEWQRDVLVTLSKIGELRLGAGDKSGAFEAYQESLDISRKLAVMDKTNFRWRVDLMSGLYNISFLQSGDARRASLDQATQIADDLAAKGQLTADQKSWPEFLRKARKAADQ; encoded by the coding sequence GTGGGCAAGGACGGCCCCACGATCGCGCTGTCGCACCGCCGCGTGCCGGAGCTCTGGACCGAAGCGCGCGAGGCGGTGAAGACGAACGAGACCTATTACCGCGTGATGAGCGAGCTCCGCCCGGCCTATCAGCGCTGGGACGGCGCGGGGAGGCGCTGGAAGCGCCTGATCGCCGACGACGTGCTGCTCGGCGAGGCGAGCCGGCTGGTGAGCGAGTTCCCGAAGGACGTGTCGAAGGACATCCGGGGATTTGTGGAGCAGTCGCGGTTTAAGGCGCGGCTGTGGTTCTCCGCGACAGCCGCGGCGGCGGTTGTGTTCCTCGGCGTGGCGGTGGCTGCGGGATATCTCTACACGGAAGCGAGCCGGTCGGAGCTCAAGGCGCTTCAGTCGGAGGCGCAGGCGCGTGCTGCAGAAACCGCCGCAGCTGAAGGCCGCGACGAGGCGGAGCGAAACCTGCGGCTCGCCCGCGTGACTCTCGACGGCGTCGTAGTCGACGTCGCCGACGGCCTCAAGAACGTTGAAGGTATGCGGGCGGCGTCCAGGAACAGGATTCTCGACCGCGTTCGTTCTTCGGTCGAAGAACTGGCCTCCAAGGCGCCGGACGATTCCGGAATTCAGGAAACGCGGTGGAAGACGCTGATCGCACTGGGTGAGGTGTTCGGCGCGGTCGGAGACATCGCCAATGCGCGGGTGGTCTATGACGAGGGCCTCAGGGTGGCTCGCGCGTTCTCGGCAAAGGACGGGGCGAACGCAGACTGGCGGCGCTACATATCATTCAGCCTTAACAGAGTGGGGGACAGTCGCCGGTGGATTGGCGACGAGGCGGGCGCGCTCAAGGACTATGAGGAGGGTCTTGAGGTTATCCGCGAGCTGTCCGGAACCGACGAGTCAAACACTGAATGGCGTCGCGACACCGCGGTCAGCTTAAATAAGGTCGGAGGCGGTCGCAGCTTTTTGGGCGACACCGCAGGTGCGCTGAAGGCCTTCGAAGAGAGCCTCGAAATCGCCCGCAAGCTCGCCTCGACCGATCCGTCCAATGACGTTTGGCAGCGTGATATCTCGATCAGCTTGAACAAAATTGGCGAAGTGAAGTCGCAGGCTCGCGACGGAGCGGGCGCTCTCAGGGCTTTTGAGGAAGATCTCGAGATCTCTCGAAAATTGTCGACGAAGGACTCCACCAATACTGAATGGCAACGCGATGTATTGGTGACCCTGAGTAAGATTGGAGAACTACGACTGGGAGCCGGAGACAAGTCTGGCGCGTTCGAGGCCTATCAAGAGTCCCTCGACATCTCTCGCAAACTCGCAGTGATGGACAAAACAAATTTTCGCTGGCGCGTTGATCTGATGTCCGGCCTCTACAATATTTCCTTCCTCCAGTCCGGAGACGCCCGGCGCGCCTCGCTTGATCAGGCTACCCAAATCGCCGACGATCTCGCCGCCAAGGGACAGCTCACCGCCGACCAGAAATCCTGGCCCGAATTCCTCCGCAAAGCCCGCAAGGCCGCGGACCAATGA
- a CDS encoding AEC family transporter has protein sequence MAELVFIVLPTFGLIGLGWLAGQLKLLGNRAGDGLSDYVFLLAVPSLIFRTLSEGGTPTENPWGYWIAYFGGVAVVWTVAMLLATKLFGRDRREAAIHGFSAGQSNTVLVGVPLILNVYGDAGAIPLFLLLAIHLPIMMSAAAILIETASEGGKGFAIAKKLALTIVTHPIILALVAGLIAQRYGFRPSGALKSFVDQLAATASPCALVAMGLALKRFGFVSDLKAVATISTLKLVVHPFLVWLLAFHVLSVPPVWAGVAVLFAAMPCGINAYLIAARYKVAEPTASAAVAVSTAISVVTVSGWLWVIGAV, from the coding sequence ATGGCAGAACTCGTCTTCATCGTTCTCCCGACCTTCGGCCTGATCGGCCTCGGCTGGCTCGCGGGCCAGCTGAAGCTGCTGGGAAACCGCGCCGGCGACGGGCTGTCGGACTACGTCTTCCTGCTCGCCGTGCCGTCGCTCATCTTCCGCACCCTGTCGGAGGGCGGTACGCCGACCGAAAATCCATGGGGCTACTGGATCGCCTACTTCGGCGGCGTCGCCGTGGTCTGGACGGTCGCGATGCTGCTCGCCACGAAACTGTTCGGCCGCGACCGGCGCGAGGCCGCGATCCACGGTTTTTCGGCCGGCCAGTCCAACACGGTGCTGGTCGGCGTGCCGCTGATCCTCAACGTCTATGGCGACGCCGGCGCGATCCCGCTGTTCCTGCTGCTCGCCATCCACCTGCCGATCATGATGTCGGCCGCCGCCATACTGATCGAGACCGCGAGCGAGGGCGGCAAGGGGTTCGCGATCGCCAAGAAGCTCGCGCTGACCATCGTGACGCATCCGATCATCCTGGCGCTGGTCGCGGGGCTGATCGCGCAGCGCTACGGCTTCCGGCCGTCGGGGGCGCTGAAATCCTTCGTCGACCAGCTGGCCGCGACCGCGAGCCCCTGCGCGCTGGTCGCCATGGGGCTGGCGCTGAAGCGCTTCGGCTTCGTCAGCGACCTGAAGGCGGTCGCGACCATCTCGACCCTGAAGCTGGTGGTCCATCCCTTCCTGGTCTGGCTGCTTGCCTTCCATGTGCTGAGCGTCCCGCCCGTCTGGGCGGGCGTCGCGGTGCTGTTCGCCGCCATGCCGTGCGGCATCAACGCCTATCTGATCGCCGCGCGCTACAAGGTGGCGGAACCGACGGCCTCGGCCGCCGTCGCGGTGTCGACCGCGATCTCGGTCGTCACCGTGTCGGGCTGGCTCTGGGTCATCGGGGCGGTGTGA
- a CDS encoding tetratricopeptide repeat protein: MRTVRIFVSSPADAGHERRRLARVADRLNGVYGGIVRFELVRWEEDFYRAHDTFQRQIPEARACELVIGVLKHRLGSPLPGDFPKMPEPEPFGGDPYPSGTAYEILSSIAARTLDGQERPDVFVFRDVEPPRVFVGSETAKAVEAEWLRLEAFTRRFFFTAQGEFRFAFQTFRTTDDFERQAEKLLRKWIEDNVFAGRRAVWPVETRGSPFVALAAFDAAREEVFFGRDRETARAVEALNALQAEQAAGAGRLPFLLVFGASGSGKSSFVKAGVAPALRASPGEAAEWRVAIMRPTEGGLTPFAALAARLFDDADPATPGSTKALPELGETPYATPEALEALLRHADRSAVAPVVDALSRAAGRLAAAENFEARPEVRLLLVVDQFDDVFAGAGDDLSAQAEERAAFARLLKALAESGRVSVVATLRTGLYERFGSEPELLALKTLGATFELEPPGAAELAEIVREPAAAADLAFETHPETQETLDERLLEDFDRPDMLPLLQFALSRLFEERRPKAGRAGELTFAAYEAMGGIAGAVQTAADRAFERIGEAERARLPRLFRLLIEWAPAAAGRDAAERPLALVDAPTAEIDKDFALKRLAEALVEERILVAGGGETLALAHRRVPELWTEAREAVAANEFYYRVMSRLRPAYQDWTEAGRPWKRLIADDVLLGEAGRLVTEFREDLSKDVVGFVEKSRTKARLWFMGVTAAAVLFLGVALAAGYLFTEAREAELAALRSEAQARSAEGVAAAERDKAERNLGLARETLDGVVVDVAEGLKNVEGMKATSRNRILGRVRRSVDELASKAADDQNIQATQWRTLTALGDVYVAAGDGANARSVFGESLDVARALSRQDESNAEWRRFISVSLERVGDLRLSGGDASGALQAHEESLQIVRQLSAADESNVEWRRDVSVALNKIGDLLAQSGDAAGALKAYEEDLDIARKLAASDEANTVWRRDVSVSLDRIGDVRLRGGDTAGSLKAYEEALDIRRVLVAMDEANTQWRRDVSISLNKIGDVQLRAGDATRALRAFEDALDMRRKLAATDEANTGWRRDLSVSLNKIGDLRLRAGDATRALGAYEEGLDIVRKLAAKDKANTGWRRDLSISLNKVGDVQLRAGDTAGALKSYDEGLDIARELVGTDSSNTEWRRDVSVSLSKIGDVRLRTDDAAGAVKVFEEALDIRRKLAATDEANTDWRRDVSVSLNKLGGARLRTGDAPGARKAFEEDVDIARKLAAMDDSNTEWLRDLSVSLNTTGDVRLQTGDAPAALKAYEEGLVIIRKLSASDRTNTQWRTDVIVSLYKLSTVQSADARRALLDEAIAVADDLAANGQLSDDQKSWPASLREARKAADQ; the protein is encoded by the coding sequence ATGAGGACGGTCAGGATCTTCGTGTCGTCCCCGGCCGACGCCGGCCATGAGCGGCGGCGCCTCGCGCGCGTCGCGGACCGGCTGAACGGGGTCTATGGCGGCATCGTCCGGTTCGAGCTGGTCCGCTGGGAGGAGGATTTCTACCGCGCGCACGACACCTTTCAGCGCCAGATTCCGGAAGCGCGGGCCTGCGAGCTGGTGATCGGCGTGCTGAAGCACCGGCTCGGCTCCCCGCTGCCGGGCGATTTTCCGAAGATGCCCGAGCCGGAACCGTTCGGCGGCGATCCCTATCCGAGCGGCACGGCCTACGAGATCCTGTCGTCGATCGCGGCGCGCACGCTGGACGGGCAGGAGCGGCCGGACGTCTTCGTGTTCCGCGACGTGGAGCCTCCCCGGGTGTTCGTGGGCTCGGAGACCGCGAAGGCCGTGGAGGCCGAATGGCTGCGGCTCGAGGCCTTCACGCGCCGCTTCTTCTTCACCGCGCAGGGCGAGTTCCGCTTCGCGTTCCAGACCTTCCGGACGACCGACGACTTCGAGCGGCAGGCCGAGAAGCTGCTGCGCAAGTGGATCGAGGACAACGTCTTCGCGGGCCGAAGGGCGGTCTGGCCGGTCGAGACCCGCGGCTCGCCCTTCGTGGCGCTCGCAGCCTTCGACGCGGCGCGCGAGGAGGTCTTCTTCGGCCGCGACCGCGAGACCGCGCGGGCCGTCGAGGCGCTGAACGCGCTGCAGGCCGAACAGGCGGCCGGCGCGGGCCGGCTGCCGTTCCTGCTCGTGTTCGGGGCGAGCGGGTCCGGCAAATCCTCCTTCGTCAAGGCCGGCGTCGCGCCGGCGCTGCGTGCCTCGCCGGGCGAGGCCGCGGAGTGGCGGGTCGCGATCATGCGGCCGACGGAAGGCGGGCTGACGCCGTTCGCGGCGCTCGCCGCACGGCTGTTCGACGACGCCGACCCCGCGACGCCCGGCTCCACGAAAGCGCTGCCGGAGCTCGGCGAGACGCCTTACGCCACGCCGGAAGCGCTCGAGGCGCTGCTGAGGCACGCCGACCGCAGCGCCGTGGCGCCAGTTGTCGACGCGCTGTCGCGCGCGGCCGGGCGGCTCGCCGCGGCGGAAAACTTCGAGGCGCGGCCCGAGGTGCGGCTGCTGCTCGTCGTCGACCAGTTCGACGACGTGTTCGCCGGCGCGGGCGACGACCTGTCCGCGCAGGCGGAAGAGCGCGCCGCCTTCGCGCGGCTGCTGAAGGCGCTCGCCGAGAGCGGGCGCGTCTCGGTCGTCGCGACGCTCCGCACCGGGCTCTACGAGCGCTTCGGCTCGGAGCCCGAGCTTCTGGCGCTGAAAACGCTGGGCGCGACGTTCGAGCTCGAGCCGCCCGGCGCCGCCGAACTCGCCGAGATCGTGCGGGAGCCGGCGGCCGCGGCCGATCTCGCCTTCGAGACCCATCCGGAGACGCAAGAGACGCTGGACGAGCGGCTGCTCGAGGATTTCGACCGTCCCGACATGCTGCCTTTGCTGCAGTTCGCGCTCAGCCGGCTGTTCGAGGAGCGGCGGCCGAAGGCTGGCCGCGCGGGCGAACTCACTTTCGCGGCCTATGAGGCGATGGGCGGCATCGCGGGCGCGGTGCAGACGGCGGCCGACCGGGCCTTCGAGCGGATCGGCGAGGCCGAACGCGCGCGCCTGCCGCGGCTGTTCCGCCTTCTGATCGAATGGGCCCCGGCGGCGGCCGGCCGAGACGCCGCCGAGCGCCCGCTCGCGCTCGTCGACGCGCCGACAGCCGAGATCGACAAGGACTTCGCGCTGAAGCGCCTCGCCGAGGCGCTGGTCGAAGAGCGCATCCTGGTCGCGGGCGGCGGCGAAACGCTGGCGCTCGCCCACCGGCGCGTGCCGGAGCTGTGGACCGAGGCGCGCGAGGCGGTCGCGGCGAACGAGTTTTATTACCGGGTGATGAGCCGGCTGCGTCCGGCCTATCAGGACTGGACCGAAGCCGGCCGGCCATGGAAGCGGCTGATCGCCGACGACGTGCTGCTCGGCGAAGCGGGCCGCCTCGTGACGGAGTTCCGTGAGGACTTGTCCAAGGACGTCGTCGGCTTCGTCGAAAAGTCCCGGACGAAGGCGCGGCTGTGGTTCATGGGCGTGACAGCGGCCGCGGTGCTCTTCCTCGGCGTCGCGCTGGCGGCGGGCTACCTGTTCACGGAAGCGCGCGAGGCGGAACTCGCGGCGCTCCGGTCGGAAGCGCAGGCGCGAAGCGCGGAAGGCGTCGCCGCCGCCGAACGCGACAAGGCGGAGCGCAACCTGGGACTCGCCCGCGAGACGCTCGACGGCGTGGTGGTCGACGTCGCCGAAGGCCTCAAGAACGTGGAGGGCATGAAGGCCACGAGCCGCAATCGCATCCTCGGCCGCGTTCGCCGCTCCGTCGACGAACTGGCGTCCAAGGCCGCGGACGACCAGAATATCCAGGCGACGCAATGGCGGACGCTGACGGCGCTCGGCGACGTCTATGTCGCCGCCGGCGACGGCGCCAATGCGCGCAGCGTCTTCGGAGAGAGTCTCGACGTTGCGCGCGCGCTTTCGCGGCAGGACGAATCCAACGCCGAATGGCGGCGCTTCATTTCGGTGAGCCTCGAGAGAGTTGGCGACCTGCGGCTGAGCGGCGGCGATGCGTCAGGCGCGCTCCAGGCCCATGAGGAAAGCCTTCAAATCGTTCGACAGCTCTCAGCGGCGGACGAATCCAACGTCGAGTGGCGGCGCGATGTTTCGGTCGCCCTCAACAAGATCGGCGACCTGCTCGCGCAATCGGGCGACGCAGCGGGAGCGCTCAAAGCTTATGAAGAAGACCTCGACATCGCTCGCAAGCTCGCCGCGAGCGACGAGGCCAACACTGTCTGGCGGCGCGACGTCTCGGTCAGCCTCGACAGGATAGGCGACGTCCGGCTGCGAGGGGGCGACACGGCGGGCTCGCTCAAAGCCTACGAAGAGGCTCTCGACATCCGCCGAGTCCTCGTCGCGATGGACGAGGCGAACACCCAGTGGCGGCGGGACGTTTCCATCAGCCTGAACAAGATCGGCGACGTGCAGCTGCGGGCGGGCGACGCAACACGAGCGCTCAGAGCCTTCGAGGACGCGCTCGACATGCGGCGCAAGCTCGCTGCGACGGACGAAGCCAACACGGGCTGGCGGCGTGACCTGTCGGTTAGCCTCAACAAGATCGGCGACCTGCGGCTGCGGGCAGGCGACGCGACACGCGCGCTCGGCGCCTACGAGGAGGGGCTCGACATCGTGCGCAAGCTCGCCGCGAAGGACAAGGCCAACACGGGCTGGCGGCGCGATCTTTCGATCAGTCTCAACAAGGTCGGCGACGTGCAGCTGCGGGCCGGCGATACCGCCGGCGCCCTCAAATCATACGACGAGGGCCTCGACATAGCTCGCGAGCTCGTCGGGACCGACAGCTCCAACACCGAATGGCGGCGCGACGTTTCAGTCAGCCTCAGCAAGATTGGCGACGTGCGGTTGCGGACCGACGACGCGGCCGGCGCAGTCAAGGTTTTCGAGGAGGCACTCGACATCCGCCGCAAACTGGCGGCGACAGACGAGGCCAACACCGATTGGCGGCGTGACGTCTCGGTCAGCCTCAACAAGCTCGGTGGCGCGCGGCTGCGCACCGGCGACGCGCCGGGCGCGCGCAAGGCCTTCGAGGAGGACGTCGACATCGCCCGCAAACTCGCCGCGATGGACGACTCCAACACCGAGTGGCTGCGCGACCTTTCCGTGAGCCTCAACACGACCGGCGACGTGCGGCTGCAAACCGGCGACGCCCCGGCCGCGCTCAAGGCCTATGAGGAGGGGCTTGTCATCATCCGCAAGCTCTCCGCTTCGGACAGGACCAACACCCAGTGGCGCACCGACGTGATCGTTAGCCTCTATAAGCTGTCCACCGTGCAGTCCGCCGACGCGCGGCGGGCCTTGCTCGACGAGGCGATCGCCGTCGCCGACGATCTGGCCGCGAACGGCCAACTCTCCGACGATCAGAAATCCTGGCCCGCTTCCCTGCGCGAAGCCCGCAAGGCGGCGGACCAGTGA